In the Oryza glaberrima chromosome 6, OglaRS2, whole genome shotgun sequence genome, one interval contains:
- the LOC127776291 gene encoding uncharacterized protein LOC127776291 — MPSSPRSSSSWSPPAAARLGRARSPSTGGGGGRARALTVAEKTTSWLRTADALRDITGRCSIPRGFTALLAGDLPACAPPPPGAAFVYVAAMEEEGLMRLPLQPFFAAVLAHFGLAPSQLTPNAWRLLAGFLALEQFILVSSPAPWPCPVRWGKPRKHANFPPVLTTAEKDMATKLLLAREEVDVKSEPDLDGPACAPSSSRKKKRKMVDDDAIAEEGPSGHGGGGGGWPALYPACLPPPGFKKLDDDDDGHEGGWKAARQLLQGAVTARRERAFAASKPADVVAASYVAMLQAANHVAFSLGYALELEEKARARERDAGAAEAATPREELAEVKDELAEMETAVEAMRAKLAKAKSAIAAAAASRRSRSRRGSSPRGVQGARAPLAGEGRTRRGEEASNEM, encoded by the exons ATGCCATCCTCTCCacgctcctcgtcgtcgtggtcgccgccggccgccgcgcgcctcggcCGCGCCCGCTCGCccagcaccggcggcggcggcggccgcgcgcgcgctttGACCGTGGCTGAGAAGACAACGTCGTGGCTGCGCACGGCGGACGCGCTGAGAGACATCACCGGGAGGTGCTCCATCCCGCGCGGCTTCAccgcgctcctcgccggcgacctcccggcgtgcgcgccgccgccgccgggtgcgGCGTTCGTGTACGTCGCGGCGATGGAGGAAGAAGGGCTGATGCGGCTACCGCTGCAACCGTTCTTCGCCGCGGTGCTCGCCCACTTCGGGCTCGCGCCGAGCCAGCTCACGCCCAACGCGtggcgcctcctcgccggcttcctcgcgctc GAGCAGTTCATCCTcgtctcgtcgccggcgccatggCCGTGCCCCGTGAGGTGGGGGAAGCCTCGCAAGCACGCCAACTTCCCTCCGGTGCTCACCACCGCTGAGAAGGACATGGCGACCAAGCTACTTCTTGCTCGCG AGGAGGTGGATGTGAAGAGCGAGCCTGATTTGGACGGACCGGCGTGCGCACCGTCGTcatcgaggaagaagaagaggaagatggtggacgacgacgccatTGCAGAGGAGGGACCAtccgggcacggcggcggcggcggcgggtggccggCGCTTTACCCGGCTTGCCTACCGCCACCGGGCTTCAAGAagctggacgacgacgacgacggacacGAGGGTGGCTGGAAGGCGGCGAGGCAGCTGCTGCAGGGCGCCGTCACGGCGCGACGGGAGCGCGCGTTCGCGGCGTCCAagccggccgacgtcgtcgcggcGAGCTACGTGGCCATGCTCCAG GCGGCGAACCACGTGGCGTTCTCGCTGGGCTACGCGCTGGAgctggaggagaaggcgagggcgagggagcgcgacgccggcgcggcggaggcggccacgcCGCGGGAGGAGCTGGCCGAGGTGAAGGACGAGCTCGCCGAGATGGAaacggcggtggaggcgatgaGGGCCAAGCTCGCCAAGGCAAAGAGTgcgatcgcggcggcggcggcgtcgcggcgcagCCGGAGCCGGAGAGGATCAAGTCCTCGTGGGGTCCAGGGGGCGCGCGCTCCGCTCGCCGGAGAGGGACGAACACGGCGTGGAGAAGAAGCAAGCAATGAAATGTAA